From Fusarium musae strain F31 chromosome 8, whole genome shotgun sequence:
CTCTTGAAGCATTCTGAAGACCACAAATCCAGTCGCAGCGCCGAGGTGCCCTTCAGTGGGAACGAGGACCTTGTCCATATTTATGGAGATCTTCTAGAGCACCTTGGGTCCTCTTGAAGATTGGAAGCAGAATTTCGGATGGATTGCTTTGGCTAATTGAATGACCAAGTCATTGAAAGACGGATCGTAGATGGCCCAGGAGAGGCGATTGAGAGAAAACATCCAGAGTCAGATAGCGATGGTACTACCaaatcagcaccagcaacaagGTCAGGAGGTCTTTGGACTGACAGTTGTTGCCAGTGCCGAGGCACTCTTCTCTAAGTAACTGATGAAGTAATAATtgaaataaaagtatatatgtGTGTATTTACAGATGTCGCAAGTAGGTTAATCCTACTTATCAGTCCTTGATAAATGGGTCAGAGCTAAGGATAGTCTTATGGGTTGGTAATAGAGATTAACAACGTTTCGTAGCTGGGTGCTCGTTATTCTGAACCTTTGCACTGTTACAGTCGGTAACCGTCGAGAGCAATCACCCTAAAGAGACAAAGCTCTCCGCCGTGTACCACAAGCTTGAGACTTCTCAATTATATCCATACCTCTCTGCTACTTCTTCTAAACTTCACTCGAGAAGTCGAAATGAGTTGAACAACGCCCATTTATGACGTAAGCCTTGGGCGATTCAATGAATCGTCGAATACCTTTCTCCGGTTCATGTTATCATTCTAAAAACTGTTGAAGTCCACGCGTGCTCGCGAAGTATCCGAGTGCCACAACTGTATGTCAACGTAGATCCCCTCAACACTAAGTTGTTGCCGTAGGAAGATGATCTGATATGTGTAACCGAGCACTAACAAGTGATTCCCCCCCAGATGCGATACCGCTTAAGAATGAAGAGGCTATCGCTCAAGAGACTAACTCATGTTCTTCAGCGAATTTTGCCTGGTTCTGGATCCACTGCATCACTTTGTCATCGGAATTCGAATCGGAAAGCAGCTGCGAAGTTCCAGTAGCACCGCTCAAGGCTGTAACAAGTATACAACCCCATTGCATGTCAATCATGTCCTTGAAGCGAGAGGCCTCCCCAGTTTGCATTCGTATAACGATGAGCTTTCCTGAACAGAGAGGTGCTCCATCACTTGTAGTGGCCCGAATTCTTATCCCATTGCGGGCCTTTGGTGGCGGATTTCCAGATGTATGGAACTGATCTATCTCATTAAACCATTCTTTTAGATCATATCCTGTGCCGGTGTTGAAGATATCAATCTGTTGGCCGAACCAGCGTTTGGTTTGAGGCATCCACCGGAACTCCAAAACCACATTGGACTCCCCGTTTCCTAGAGATTGCACTTCAAGGCATTTAAATGCAATGTATCCTTTGGACCACCAACTGTAAACTTGGGGGTGAAGAGAGATCATATTCCATGCCTTATCAGATTCCCCTGGATTATCTCGGTTATTTAGGTAGTCATTGCGATTTGCAAATTCATTCCCGACTAAAAAGGTTCGATGAGGCCCTAAGCAGAATGTTCTGTCGATGTGTTCCTGGGTATCATTCCAAGTAAATGGTGCGATATGGTATGCATTCGGGTATTTTGCACCCGTGACCACACAGATATTACCATCACGCGCCAAACATTTGGTTTGTTCCGCGACGTCTATGTTGTGTTTATCAATTCTAGATAACTCGACGGCTTGAACTTCGTCGGTATACTCGGACTCGCTCCCTGCCGAGCTTGGCGGCTCAATGATTTGTAGTTGAAGGCTGGCTTCCGACTTGACCTCAAAAGAGATCGTCTCATCGATATCCATCCTGGAGCTACCGTGGGATACAGTGCTTGGGCATGGGATAGACGGCTGGCCAAGTTGACCAGAAACGAAAGTCTCACGGTGTCATTTGCGTAAATGTCGAAGATCTTTGATGGGTTTAGCTGGCTGTGTATACTGCTCAGAGTAGCTGACTTACAATACTTGCACGACGGTGAGATAGCGTCAATACATCTCTGCATCTCAAAATCGAGAATGCTTTCTGACATTAAGTCGTTTGGTCCGAAAAGCGACAGCGGGATGGTCATTATTGCAGCGACATGTTCGGCACGGAGGCAGAAGTCTTTTGATCCTGCCCGGCAGCAACCTCGGATCGTTGACTGGATAGTCTTCGCGTGTTGAATTCTTTCATCGGTTTCTTCcagtggaagaagatgggcTGGTTGATGTTGCGATTGCCTGATAGGCATTGAGCGGGTcatggtggtggttgtttCCCGGGCTGCTTGAGAAAATATGAAACGAAACGAAATGAAATGAAATGAAATTGGAGTCGGAAGAGAATAAACAGAAATTTCAGAGAAGTCCACGCGAGCTTTTTATGTCGGCCTTGGAATACTGTACACCAAAGCATGGCGGGTCGGGTTGCCATTTATCTCTTACTCGCGCACTGCAGTGTAAGGTTTGTTCACTGCAAACTATAATACTCAAAACTCTTGAAGGGTGAACGTCAATAAACCCCATAGGTCTCCTCCTAAGCTCCATGTGGCGTCCATTAACTGTGAGCCTCGGCTCACCTGCGAGTCAGGGATTCAACTCACGACAAAGGTACATTTTATACCACGAGATAATCGATATCTAACAACTAAGAAAGAATAAGAGCACTTGAATCTTCATCTCTACGAGTTTTAGGGATAGATTGTCAACAAGTTTTATACAACAAGTATATACAAGCCACTATTTCCCAACTAAAGAGCGAGGATTAATGGCTATGAAAAAATATAGTCTCTCCAACTCTAACTCCAAATCACCAGCGATCCTGTCGTTGAAGCTCTGGAGGTACCACTGGCACCCTTTGCAACTCCGATGACATCGGGTAGCTTCTGTCCAGCTCCGGCCACCACATTGTCCGTAAATGGAAGCGCACTGCTGAGGTTAGCATCCATGAGCCAGCTGGGCTGTGACACAGAGAGCACTTACAACAGCACCAGGCTCTTGCTCGGAAGGTTTGTGCTTAGACTTATTGGCAGGGCTCGTTAGCACCAGTGTCAATCTCTTGTTGCTGGGGTTGGTTCTCACTGCCAGGCTGCTGGAAAGAGTTTCCGTTGCCACCTTGCTGACCGTTTGCGCCCTGAGAAGCATCGcctccttgagaagcatCACCGCCCTGCTGACCGTTACCAGGCTGCTGGGTATCACCCTGTTGGCCGTTTCCACCTTGAGAAGCGTCACCTCCCTGGGAAGCATCACCGCCTTGGGAAGCGTCACCGCCAGTAGATCCACCAGAAGAAGCCCCCTCAGAAACGGTCATGTGAGAAGATCCGCTGCTGAAGTAACCCTCAGTAGCGAGGATCTGGTAGTCGTGGGTACCGAGCTTCATACCAGCCTTCTCCCAGGCGTCGAAGTGAAGACCAGTGTCAACGCTACCAGTAGAGCGATGCTGCTGGCGAACAGACCAGTACTGCTGGAAGGTCTGAGTACCGTCGATTGAAGGGGCGTTGGTGCGAGTAGTCTCGAAGATGTCGTAGGTGCTGCCATCAGCCTCAACGGTACCCTTCTTGGTAGCACCGCTGGAGGGGTTGTAGGTACCGAAGGACTCTACAATGTAGTACTCGACTAGGGGGTTTCGGGTCCAGCCGTAGACGGAGAGGTAGCTGTTGCCGTTGGGCTTGTACTCTCCCTCATAGGAGATGGTTCTACCAGGTATTAGCAAGAGCCATGTACAAGGTTATGGCGGACTAACCGAGCTTTTCCAGGAGACCAACCCTTACCACCGACGACGTTACCACCATCCTTCCACTCCATGGAGTAAGAACCTCCCTCACCGTTGGTGTAAGTAGCATCGGCACCGCCATCACTCCACTGTATAAAGTCAGCTATGGTCCGAGAAGCATCTTAGTTGTACACACCCAGGAGTAGAAGAATCCGTTGTTAGTACCGGAACTGTTGGGAGTACCAGCCCGTTTGGtaatcttggagaagagaccTTCTTTGGAGGGCGCGGCAAGAGAACCAGCTACGAGCGACAGCCCAGCGAAGACGGAAGTGAAGTGAACCATGATGAATGAtttgaagagaaaaaagagtgTCTTAGAATAGAAAACGAGTGTTGAGTTGGAGGATGATTCTCCCTACCATTGTTGCGAAGTTGTTGGTATAGATATAGAAAAAAAGACCCTTGTTATATCACTTCGTACTATTGTTTCGAATAAACATGTGGTGTTGCTTGGTCTGAAACAACTTGTGGGGTCGGCCCGTTTTCCCGATCGGACAATGATTTGGCGTTTAATGAGCGAGGAACGAGGCTCAATTTTTCCGTCCATTGGACGATTGTTTTGATGTTTCCGGGGGATGCTGATTTTAATGCGTTGAGCTGATGGTGGGCCGATTAGATCTAGATGCCAAGCGAATATTCATGCTTTCCGTTCAGCCTCGTCATGTTCCAAGTTTCATGTCTACAAATGGTATTTTTACCGAGCAGCCAACATTACATGTAGATGGCATATAAGATAAGATGTATTGAATCTTGGCATAGAGAAGTCGCTGCTCTTGACATCGTCAATCAACATCAGGGGGAATATCGTCTCTAGCAATAAATCCACGGCAACTATTCCGGCTCAAATCCACTCTTTCAACCTCACGTTCCACAATTAATTTCAGTTGAAACGAGGTAACAGCCGTATTTTGTAACCATTATCGGCAAACGGCAGCATCCTTAACTTGAAACTTGATAGGTAAGCTAGAACCATGTGGCCCAAGTTTCACGTTTCAAGGATAATACCCGATATCAGGCTATTCTCAAAAGTCAAAACCCGAACACAGCTGCATACGTCAACCACGGTAGATGTGACCCAAAAATATTTATACATGATACGATATGGTTGTTGCACATTGATTGAATTTAAAGTAATGCAGCGGTTGAGGCTGACAACTGCCATGGAACATGTTTAGCCTGAATGAACTCAACCAGGATAACGGATCGATCGTCTTAAATATCCGAGATCAACACTGGATATTGTACGGGATTCCGGGTCCTCGCTATAATTCCTTGTTACAGAAAAGCTCCTCGAGTGAACCCTGTGTACATCCTATAATCACCGATGCGTCTCATAGACGACTgagtgtacggagtagtccaAGGTCAATGGCGATTCAGTAGCATGCATCATAGCGTGGCAGCATGACTAATTCAGCCAGAATGCGAAAATTGATTGGATTTCTAGCTTCATTCTATCTTCTCTCTATCTACGCTCTATCTCAACCGTCTCTTTGCACCGTTTATTCTACCCTGTTTTCAACGAAAGTGTAGTTCCTGGGCACTAAGCCTGTGACACATGCGCCTAGCATTCGTTCAGAGAATTACTCACAGAGTATCTCACGCGTTCCTGGTACCATTGCTTTCAGTGGGCGGCTTCTCTCCGACAAGCAGCAACACCCTGAGATTATCAGCTCACAAATCTTATAACAAATATCACAAATACTTACCATGAAACCCTCCAAGTCGGTTTTCCATTCAATCTCTTGCACATTCCTCGACTTCCATCATTGTCGGGCGCCACATCAGCAGAACACcagccatcatcagcaaagtcAAGAGACTTTTCACGAAACAACTTCGCAGCAAGCGTCTTGGCAAGACCACGTCGACGAAACGGTTCCTAACGCATGATTAGCTTCTTATCGTGTCTTGAAGGCATGGGATACGTACCTCGCAGTGGAGGCTGATTAGTGAGCCATCGAACCCTAAGTCCAATTAGAGTTGAGCCACATGATTTAGGCTCGAGGGAACTTACCCAGAAAAGCCCAGGAGACAGGCGTTCCGTCATCGAGCTTGATTACCAAGCTTGGCATGCGTCTCAGGACTTGTCTATAGAGTATCAGCCAGTATTCCGGCCGGCTAAAATCAGGCTTACACTGTTCTCGGGATATTGGTCCGGGAGATGACAACTCGGCAATCATCGTCTGTTGCCGTTCCCCAATGCATACCCTCGGGTAAAGCTATTTCTTCCTTTGGCAGATCCTCGTACTTGAAGAGCCATTTGTCATATGCCCCCGTTTCACGAGCCTGAACTCGGCCTGTCTTGGAGAGTAGATCTCGGACTGAGTCGTGCAATGTTCCAACCAAGACAGCGTCACCATAGACGAGTGGACGCCCATAATCTTTGGCTATCACGACACTTTTCTCGATCATCTTTTGAAGCTGGTGTTCATAGATAGCCGTGTCGTTAGTGTCGGCATCATCAGGATGCTCGAGGGTCGAGTATATCCACGTTTGCGTGTCAGGGCCACCGCCGACGTCGATATACGCCGCAGTGAATCTCTTCGGAAAGTCTGACCCTCCCTCAAATTGAGATTCCGATGCCATGATGACTCTTGCTGTCTCTCGTAGGCCATTTTCAAACTTGGTAAACTGAAGACGTCGAAGGAGGGGTAGCGAGTAGGGCAGTTGATTAGTCAAAAGAGCCAAGAGCTGCTCTGGCACCGCCGTGTAGACCTTGACAAAATCCGCCATTTTGATGACTTTCAAGTCCCTCAGATGGTGTAAGAATCGGCAGATTGGGAAATGGCATCGAGAAAAATAGGTTGAGATATGTGGATGAATCATTGTCACACATGGGTAAATGTCGGTTATCGGAAAGATTGCAATGGTGACGCCTTTTGGCCAGAAAATGAGTCACTGGGATCACTTCCCTGTCTTTAGAGTCTCGAATATGTATTTCACTTCAGTATAAAAGCTGAAATATCGAGAactgtttttctttttacctCCGATTTCGGGTGGTCAGTATTTTGAGGTATGAGTTAGTCACTTAGATCATTGAACTCATATGATATGTGTCGCATGAGGACCGAAAGGTAGTCAAACGGGTAATGTTGAGCTTCGGTTTGCTACTTACCATAGCTATAATCTTCCCAGTTACTGAAGATCTGTTCAGATGAGAGCATCTTATTTTACCTAGGCTAAACATAGGGCTGAAGTTGACCGTCAACTCTCATAGGATTTACTCTAATAATCCCTCGATAGATTCATTATTGTATACCGGTCAGCAATTTTAATGCAAGAGAGCATGTAGATAATTGCCttgatgtttctttttttttcttttttttttttttaaaaaaaaaaatgaaTTAAAGAAGAACATTGAGTGAAATCGGAGAAGGACACTGATGCGACGATGGTATCTTCACTGCCCTCAGCTATTATAAGTGAGCTACCCTACAGTCTCTCGTCTCAATGGCAGTtaaggcttgtggctgagagcttattccggcagacaGAACTTCGTGGTCAATGCCAAGAAAAGGCCACAACTAAATAGCTTTCTGACATCCTTAATAACTTGTCTGACATCTTCTAGAGTTTCTGCAGATTTCATGCACAATCTATCTGATGTTGTTTGGGCTCAAGCTGTTATTACATATTCCACTATCGTGAAAAATCGTATTGCAGCATTTTTGACGAGACAAGATAGAAAGAAAGCCCAGAGACGTCAAAATCGGTACCAAGAGTCTCATCAGTCGTCTAGGAGACAACGTAACCTGATTACGAACGGCCTTATGATCTGTCCTGACCAGGCTATCAATGGCTACTGACACCAAAATCATCATCTCTCTGGCTCGATGGCTAGTTaggggagggaagaaaactcgggaccttgaccctaagcgatGAAAGTATTAGATAAAATTAGCCTAAGCTTGGGGTgctctttgctgagtttattttgacaccttatatcaaggttcggtgttttcttgccccctgagggATGGTTAACCAGATCGCCACCAGCCAGCCCGCAACCATCATGCCGTCGATCAGTCAATGAGTCTCTAGCTTTAGAACGGCCTACCTTAGATGGCGTAAGTGTAATTGCCACGCTTGGTACGCTGTCCATTCGGTTGTCTCAATTACTGTTGCCCAGTCACCTTGGCCGGATCAAGAATTCTCTAGTCTCcacccatcaccaccaactccCCGAGAGAGGCTCGGCAGTCTCGACTCCCCGTGAACTCCCCGAATTAAAGTCACGGACAAACGACGGTCCTGAATTTGGACGCGACTTGAGCCGCGCGAGGGAAAAATCCTCCTCCAACCTCGCATCAACATTACGAGACTGTCGACCCACGACAGCAGCACCTACACCACATCCACGCAACTCCGAGGCACGACAAGATGACCGGGATGGACGAATATCGAAGGTCACTAGGGACGTGGTATGTGGGCCGACGCAATTAAGCATAATGAACTCTGCTGACATGGGAACATCTAGATTGTCCAGATTGTTGATCAGTTGCCCCATACCTTACGGTGCCTCCAGTAGCCGACCGATATTTACGCTGACGATCACATCGACCTGTCATCTATTGATGTAATGACATTGTCGCGACAAATGGAAAAGACTCGCCTGGCCGTCTTTCACCATCGCCGTGGCTTTCGACGCAATTGACTATCGAGATGAGATGTCTACTGGCTTGCCACCTTTGATCATTAACCTGTCCCGATTCCACGAGCGATAGCCAATAGTGGCAGGTAGAGGTTCAGCTCACAATGTCGTGCCCAATTGGAACTTTGACGAATCAATCAGAGAACGAATCTCGCAAGCCCACGACCAGCCACGAGCGAACCGAATTGCGTCCTAATTGAAGTTGGAACTGCAAATCCCACGTATAAGCTCTACTATGTTTTGATAACCTTGCAGTCGCTGGCAGGGTTGTGTGCCGTATTGCCGATTAAGTGCGTTGCCAAGCTCCCAGAACGACGGGATGTGCTCGCGTGCATTTGATGGCGCCGCCTGGAGGATGCATTCCCGGGAGAAGCAACGGCTGCGCTAGAGGAAGACGTGGGCGTCGCTTGGCAGGGGATTGAGTACCATGTACAACGAGAGTGAACTCTACCCTACCTCGCCCAAAAAACACACCGAGCTAAGACGAATCGAAATGCACACTCCCCGACACtagaccatcaccatccaacTGCACGACAAGCGTAGATCTGGGCTGTTCATCCCACCTACCGCGGCGAGGTTAAACAGTGCTGGATAAGCTTACCTGATGGTGCGCAAGATCTGGGAATGTTCGCCATGGGACCTGGATCCCAAGATGAGATGTGCAGCACCCTGAAACTGTCGCAAATTCGTCAACGCATAGGCAAATTCGATCATCGAAGGAACAGAAGGACCGACGTCAGCAGCCTCGCAATAGCAACCCCCTGAACCCCATCTACATTAGCTCAAACACCACGTTTGCCAAGGCAAATTACTATCGAGATGGCCAAGGCGACAATATGGATGGATTGACGGATTTTGTGCCGGGAGGCGTCGCCTCTCGTGGGGGACCAAGCCGGAAGGCTTATGATCCCGAGCGGGATGGATGAGGTGAGGCCTTGGCTGTACAttggcttcttgatcttgccattcGTCTAAATGCAAGCTGGACCGTCGGGCGAGCCCCGATGGCCCGGAACATGGGTTCTTGTTGGATCCAATGAGACATGCAGCAGTGAAAAAGGGGACGCTGTCAACGAGGTTACTCCCAGCTCGCGTGCCTGCGCGAGTGGGGGACGAAGAGAACCATCTTAGAGCTGAAACAGCAGACACAGGCGGCGACCGCGGGATAAATCTGTTTCGATCTCGTAAGGAAAAGGCGGGAAACGACCGACGACCCAGCGATGGCCCGAGAGTATTACGTGGAGAGTGCCACGATGGCCCATGTTGTAATGAAGGAAGCAAGCTAATACGTGGCCATGATCGCCCAGATTGGAGATCCGCGTTACCTCGAAATGAGACAAGACACATGCGACATTAATATGAGCAATATGGGAGGGTTTATTGCGTCAGATAAGATTTCGGACTTGCCATGTTGCACCATGCCAATGTGTCGACTTGCAAGTTGAAGCTATTAATCGAGCGCTGGTTGCTTCACACACAACTCGGAAGATCGGCAACGTGTGTCACGGTCAAGCTGTCAATCCAGAGCCTCTTTGACTCACAGTAGCTGTAGTTTATTCGAGTCTAGACCTGATGTGTGACCGCACGACCGCAGGCTTGGGAAACTAAAGTTGTCTCGGTTCACTCACTTCGAAAGACAGCAAGGGTTGGGCGCTGGACCAGGGATGGGAAAAATTGACGAATGGACGAACAGATAGATGAGGATGGATGTGCACTTGTTGTTACTGGACTCGCCGAGATATGGACCCATCTTGAACCCTCGGCCATAGAGCATGGGTGTTGTGGTGGTTGAGCAATACGGAGTAGTCTTACCAGTATCCAGAATCATTTCCGACCTACATGGAGGGCCAGGGACCCTCATGATAAAGCTCGGAGACGAGAAACTTGTTGCTTCATTGTGGGCTTTTTTCTGCAGCAATATCGGCATTCGCGATGTGATATCCAGTCTGATGAAGGTTATTCATGGTCCCGTAACGCCAGGGACGTTAGCACCGGTAGCAAAGGGGAGTGGGGCCGAAGCGTTACGGGGAGTTGGGGTATGGGTATGATGAATATTAGGCCATTAAAGAGATTGAACAGCGAAAGGGTCTTCACCCAAGGCGATGATTTACTTTCTCTGAAGGACAAATGGGCACTGAAACGACGCAATCCAGTCATGACAAGTTTGAGAGGCCAACAGTGTTCTCCCCGATACTAGAAGCATGCATAGAACAAAAAGCTCTCAGCCGGTAACGGCGAGGGAACATCAGAGACAGGGGTACCTGAGCTACCTGACCAACTCCCCGAGGGTCCCTGAAGGATCTTGATCAGTGCCCTCACCCACTGCAAGCAATGGATATcaatactccgtactctgtACATTACATGATAAATATGGTAATTCCCATTATTGTTCACGCTCGATTTCCTCCGTGTCGCGATGAGATGAGTTCATTGACCATTTCTAATGCAATGATGATCTCATTTTATCATCAAAGCTTTTACGGCTTCAACCCCACTATTCCGCAACGGGAATAACGTCTACCGCTTAGAAAGCGGAACTAAACCGTTAACGGCTTTAGATCGAATGGCGCAATCGGGGACCATATCGTCGCGAGATCTAACAGGgatttttctcttttcatgAACTTTGAACGTGGTAATGTAAGGTCGCATAATATTCACAGACTTTTTTTTCATTTCGCTCAATATTACTCACAAAGCATAAGAAGCCTCGCATAATGCAGACTCTGAGAGAATTGGCTTCAGGAGATGTGATCTTGCCACGGAGACGACACGAATGTTGGTGGAGTTTTGGCGGAGCTGAATTGGGATAGCGACAATTGCATGCTCAGATCCTGGTCAGCACGCAATGGTTCTAATGGAGCCCCGGAC
This genomic window contains:
- the XYL4 gene encoding Endo-1,4-beta-xylanase 4 (CAZy:GH11), with the translated sequence MVHFTSVFAGLSLVAGSLAAPSKEGLFSKITKRAGTPNSSGTNNGFFYSWWSDGGADATYTNGEGGSYSMEWKDGGNVVGGKGWSPGKARTISYEGEYKPNGNSYLSVYGWTRNPLVEYYIVESFGTYNPSSGATKKGTVEADGSTYDIFETTRTNAPSIDGTQTFQQYWSVRQQHRSTGSVDTGLHFDAWEKAGMKLGTHDYQILATEGYFSSGSSHMTVSEGASSGGSTGGDASQGGDASQGGDASQGGNGQQGDTQQPGNGQQGGDASQGGDASQGANGQQGGNGNSFQQPGSENQPQQQEIDTGANEPCQ